From a region of the Sebastes umbrosus isolate fSebUmb1 chromosome 10, fSebUmb1.pri, whole genome shotgun sequence genome:
- the zswim8 gene encoding zinc finger SWIM domain-containing protein 8 isoform X5, whose amino-acid sequence MELMFAEWEDGERFSFEDSDRFEEDSLCSFISEAESLCQNWRGWRKQSAGPNSPTVKIKDGQVIPLVELSAKQVAFHIPFEVVEKVYPPVPEQLQLRIAYWSFPENEEDIRLYSCLANGSPDEFQRGEQLYRIRAVKDPLQIGFHLSATVVSSQSGQSKGAYNVAVMFDRCRITSCSCTCGAGAKWCAHVVALCLFRIHNASAVCLRAPVSESLSRLQRDQLQKFAQYLISELPQQILPTAQRLLDELLSSQSTAINTVCGAPDPTAGPSASDQSTWYLDESTLSDNIKKTLHKFCGPSPVVFSDVNSMYLSSTEPPAAAEWACLLRPLRGREPEGIWNLLSIVREMFKRRDSNAAPLLEILTEQCLTYEQIISWWYSVRTSASHSSASGHTGRSNGQSEVAAHACASMCDEMVVLWRLAVLDPTMSPCRRLELAGQLKQWHLKVIEIVKRGQHRKSLDKLFQGFKPAVESCYFNWEVAYPLDGITYCCADKKSATFCWSRAVQHQRGVKAAAGAGGEPPEPGGGGRADGVAGGDYKGRGHSSQQEVAVRPKETILTKRKGLTVSGGGGMLVRLGGSVSLALEDGGGKCMYKGPGSSSGGKLKLTQGGGKGASVGGPGGSGGIGGGKHASAKRRTSSEDSSLEPDLAELSLDDGCSLALGAEASNTFEFLPPPPEMLPSPSPLLRDSRKYSNSNGGSKMFEAKRVGHAPAALPAAEPAPPHTVVVVMDVPGTAEKESELEVEPVLQNKDEDVDSAGSSQPPASTTTAKSGTAQTSAKPPRGRREAASAGAAAVGSGAAAAGGPANQGAEVAAGAGAGAVGGEAVGDDDYQAYYLSAASEEGADRQLADNHQEEEPDIFAGMKPLEQEGRMEVLFACAEALYAHGYSNEACRLAVELARDLLANPPDLKVEQPQTKGKKSKVSTTRQTQVATNTLSKAAFLLTVLSERLELHNLAFCTGMFSLELQRPPASTKALEVKLAYQESEVVSLLKKIPLGLVEMSAIRERGEQLRDGNFCDYRPVLPLMLASFIFDVLCTPVVSPTGSRPPSRNRNNEMPGDEELGFEAAVAALGMKTTVSEAEHPLLCEGTRRVKGDLALALMITYKDDQSKLKKILDKLLDRESQTHKPQTLSSFYSSKPAAGSQRSPSKHTAASHGGVSGATGGVSKHAASSSSSSATTVAASSSSSAAVAVAGEEVAHQADLNPVQNNTAGESTAETREHVSDGPPSSGDQQNETAPFKQEATVPSRLTLGARCGYNQRCWGSPVRQKKKHTGMASIDSSAPETTSDSSPTLSRRPIRGGWAATSWGRGQDSDSISSSSSDSLGSSSSSGSRRAGGGARAKSTDTSRYKGRRPECHAPHVPNQPSEAAAHFYFELAKTVLIKAGGNSSTSIFTQPSASGGHQGPHRNLHLCAFEIGLYALGLHNFVSPNWLSRTYSSHVSWITGQAMEIGSAALNILVECWDGHLTPPEVASLADRASRARDPNMVRAAAELALSCLPHAHALNPNEIQRALVQCKEQDNVMLEKACMAVEEAAKGGGVYPEVLFEVAHQWYWLYEQSVGGGSSQPHETSRRCGANGGSGRRAQETSCIVLDAGSNMESAGMATVTASVTAATVVPVISVGSTIYQSHAMPGQAMAHAHGPGLHPYTTIQAHLPTVCTPQYLGHPLQHVPRPTVFPVAGAAYPQLSVCLPPQGMHPAFIGAQYPFSVATGPQPPMAATAVTFPGVPVPSMTQIAVHPYHAETGLPLSTTVAVGSVHAGPTIQAIQATALPTLSTQPVALISTPFPVEDEQHSQPISQQGLHYLHSAYRVGMLALEMLGRRAHNDHPNNFSRSPPYTEDVKWLLGLASRLGVNYVYQFCVGAAKGVLSPFVLQEIIMEALQRLNPAHIHAHLRTPAFHQLVQRCQQAYLQYIHHRLIHLTPADYDDFVNIIRSARGAFCLTPVGMMQFNDVLQNLKRGKQTKELWQRISLEMATFSP is encoded by the exons ATGGAACTGATGTTCGCCGAGTGGGAGGATGGGGAGAGGTTCTCCTTCGAAGACTCGGACCGGTTCGAGGAAGACTCTCTGTGCTCCTTCATCTCAGAGGCCGAGAGCCTCTGTCAGAACTGGAGGGGATGGAGGAAGCAGTCCGCAGGACCCAACTCACCCACTGTCAAGATTAAAG ATGGTCAGGTGATTCCACTGGTGGAGTTGTCAGCGAAGCAGGTAGCGTTCCACATCCCGTTCGAGGTGGTGGAAAAGGTCTACCCCCCTGTCCCAGAACAGCTCCAGCTGCGCATTGCCTACTGGAGCTTCCCCGAGAATGAAGAAGACATCAG GTTATATTCCTGCCTGGCTAACGGGAGTCCAGATGAATTCCAGCGTGGCGAGCAGCTCTACAGGATCAGAGCTGTCAAAGACCCCCTGCAGATCG gctTCCATCTCAGTGCTACAGTGGTGTCCAGCCAGTCCGGTCAGTCTAAAGGGGCGTACAATGTGGCGGTCATGTTCGACCGCTGCCGCATCACTTCCTGTAGCTGCACCTGCGGTGCCGGGGCCAAATGGTGCGCCCACGTGGTGGCCCTCTGCCTCTTCAGGATCCACAAT GCATCAGCAGTGTGTCTGAGGGCTCCAGTCTCTGAGTCTTTGTCCAGGCTGCAGAGGGACCAGCTCCAGAAGTTTGCCCAGTACCTCATCAGTGAGCTGCCTCAGCAG ATCCTACCCACAGCTCAGCGGCTGCTGGATGAGCTGCTGTCCTCTCAGTCTACTGCCATCAACACCGTGTGTGGAGCTCCAG accCGACAGCAGGCCCATCAGCATCTGACCAGAGCACCTGGTATTTGGACGAGTCGACGCTCAGCGACAACATCAAAAAGACTCTGCACAAGTTCTGTGGGCCCTCACCTGTCGTCTTCAG CGATGTAAACTCCATGTACCTGTCGTCCACGGAGCCGCCGGCCGCCGCCGAATGGGCGTGTCTACTGCGACCTCTTCGGGGCCGAGAGCCAGAAGGCATCTGGAACCTTCTGTCCATCGTCAGGGAGATGTTCAAGAGACGAGACAGCAACGCTGCCCCGCTGCTTGAGATTCTCACTGAGCAGTGCCTCACCTATGAACAG ATCATCAGCTGGTGGTACAGTGTTCGGACCTCAGCGTCCCACAGCAGCGCCAGCGGCCACACCGGGCGCAGCAACGGCCAGTCCGAGGTGGCGGCTCACGCTTGTGCCAGCATGTGCGATGAGATGGTGGTGCTGTGGAGGCTGGCGGTGCTCGACCCCACGATGAGCCCCTGCAG GCGTCTGGAACTGGCAGGCCAGCTGAAGCAGTGGCACCTGAAAGTTATAGAGATAGTTAAGAGGGGACAACATCGCAAGTCCCTGGACAAACTGTTCCAGGGCTTCAAGCCCGCCGTGGAGTCCTGCTATTTCAACTGGGAGGTGGCCTACCCACTGGACGGCATCACCTACTGCTGTGCTGATAAGAAGAGTGCCACATTCTGCTGGTCCAGGGCAGTGCAGCACCAGAGAGGAGTCAAAGCTGCTGCAGGAGCGGGTGGAGAACCTCCTGAACcagggggaggggggagagCTGACGGCGTAGCCGGGGGAGATTATAAAGGAAGAGGTCACTCGTCCCAACAGGAGGTGGCGGTGCGACCCAAGGAGACCATACTGACCAAGAGGAAGGGTTTGACGGTGAGTGGAGGGGGAGGGATGCTGGTTCGTCTGGGAGGCAGCGTCTCTCTCGCTCTGGAAGACGGAGGAGGGAAGTGCATGTACAAAGGGCCGGGCTCGTCCTCTGGAGGGAAGCTGAAACTAACGCAGGGAGGTGGGAAGGGGGCATCCGTAGGAGGTCctggaggaagtggagggaTAGGAGGCGGTAAGCACGCTAGTGCCAAGCGGAGAACCAGTAGCGAGGACAGCTCTCTGGAGCCGGATCTGGCCGAGCTCAGCCTGGACGACGGTTGCAGTCTGGCTCTGGGGGCCGAGGCCAGCAACACTTTTGAGTTTCTCCCCCCGCCGCCAGAGATGCTGCCCTCCCCGAGCCCGCTGCTCCGAGACTCACGCAAGTACAGCAACAGTAACGGGGGGAGCAAGATGTTTGAAGCAAAGCGTGTCGGCCATGCCCCGGCCGCACTTCCTGCCGCAGAGCCCGCTCCGCCGCACACAGTGGTGGTCGTTATGGACGTGCCCGGCACTGCAGAGAAGGAATCAGAGCTGGAGGTGGAGCCTGTCCTCCAGAATAAAGATGAAGACGTAGACTCAGCTGGCAGTAGCCAGCCTCCCGCTTCAACCACTACGGCAAAATCGGGCACCGCTCAAACGTCTGCAAAGCCACCGCGGGGCCGCAGAGAGGCGGCGTCTgccggagcagcagcagtagggaGCGGAGCAGCAGCTGCGGGTGGACCAGCTAACCAAGGAGCAGAGGTggcagctggagctggagctggagctgtaGGGGGAGAAGCTGTAGGTGATGACGACTATCAGGCATACTACCTGAGCGCTGCCTCAGAGGAGggagcagacagacagctggctgACAACCACCAGGAGGAGGAGCCAGACATCTTCGCAGGGATGAAACCGCTGGAGCAGGAGGGGCGCATGGAG GTGCTGTTTGCGTGTGCCGAGGCCCTCTATGCTCACGGCTACAGTAACGAGGCGTGCCGACTGGCCGTGGAGCTGGCCAGAGACCTGTTAGCCAATCCTCCGGACCTGAAAGTGGAGCAGCCACAGACTAAG GGTAAGAAGAGCAAGGTGTCAACCACCCGTCAGACGCAGGTCGCCACCAACACGCTGTCAAAAGCCGCCTTCCTCCTCACTGTTCTCAGCGAACGACTGGAGCTCCACAACCTGGCCTTCTGCACCGGCATGTTCTCCCTGGAGCTGCAGAGACCGCCGGCATCTACCAAAGCTCTGGAG GTGAAGCTGGCCTACCAGGAGTCGGAGGTGGTGTCTCTGTTGAAGAAGATTCCCCTGGGCCTGGTGGAAATGTCAGCcatcagagagagaggcgaGCAGCTCAGAGACGGAAACTTCTGCGATTACAGACCCGTGCTGCCTCTCATGTTGGCCAGCTTCATCTTCGATGTACTGTGTACCCCAG TTGTGTCCCCAACGGGTTCCCGTCCACCGAGCCGCAACCGTAATAACGAGATGCCCGGTGACGAGGAGCTCGGCTTCGAGGCTGCTGTCGCCGCACTTG gTATGAAGACCACAGTAAGCGAGGCGGAGCATCCTCTGCTGTGTGAAGGAACCAGACGGGTGAAAGGTGACCTGGCTCTGGCTCTCATGATAACCTATAAGGATGACCAGAGCAAACTCAAGAAG ATACTGGATAAACTGTTGGATAGGGAGAGTCAGACCCACAAGCCCCAGACTCTAAGCTCCTTCTACTCCAGCAAGCCAGCAGCTGGCAGCCAGCGCAGCCCGTCCAAACATACGGCCGCCAGCCACGGCGGGGTGAGCGGGGCCACGGGGGGTGTCTCCAAACACgcagcctcttcctcctcttcgtctGCGACCACCGTGGcagcttcttcctcttcctctgctgctgtggcagTGGCTGGTGAAGAGGTGGCTCATCAGGCTGATCTGAACCCGGTGCAGAACAATACGGCAGGAGAGAGCACCGCTGAGACCAGGGAGCATG TGTCCGATGGGCCTCCTTCATCAGGTGACCAGCAGAATGAAACGGCTCCATTTAAGCAGGAGGCCACGGTGCCCAGTCGGCTGACGCTCGGGGCGCGCTGTGGATACAACCAACGCTGCTGGGGCTCGCCTGTCCGGCAAAAGAAGAAACACACCG GCATGGCGAGTATCGACAGCAGCGCTCCGGAGACGACCTCGGACAGCTCCCCCACCCTCAGCCGCCGGCCGATCCGGGGCGGCTGGGCAGCGACGTCTTGGGGGCGAGGCCAGGACAGCGACAGCATCAGCAGTTCATCGTCCGATTCgctgggctcctcctcctccagcggCTCCCGCAGGGCAGGGGGCGGGGCCAGGGCCAAGAGCACCGACACCAGCAG GTATAAAGGGCGACGTCCAGAATGCCACGCCCCCCACGTGCCCAACCAGCCGTCGGAGGCAGCGGCCCATTTTTACTTTGAGCTGGCCAAGACGGTGCTGATCAAAGCCGGAGGAAACTCCTCCACCTCCATTTTCACCCAGCCCTCAGCCAGCGGGGGCCACCAGGGGCCCCACAGAAACCTGCATCTGTGTGCCTTCGAGATCGGCCTGTACGCTCTTGGCCTCCACAACTTCGTCTCGCCCAACTGGCTGTCGAGGACCTACTCCTCCCATGTATCCTGGATCACTG gCCAGGCCATGGAGATTGGCAGCGCTGCCCTCAACATCTTGGTGGAGTGCTGGGATGGTCACCTCACCCCTCCGGAGGTGGCATCCCTCGCTGACCGAGCATCACGGGCCAGGGACCCCAACATGGTCCGGGCGGCAGCGGAGCTGGCCCTGAGCTGCCTGCCTCACGCTCACGCCCTCAATCCTAACGAAATCCAGAGAGCCCTCGTGCAGTGCAAAGAGCAG GATAATGTGATGCTGGAGAAGGCCTGCATGGCAGTAGAGGAAGCAGCCAAGGGTGGAGGCGTGTACCCTGAGGTCCTGTTCGAGGTGGCTCACCAGTGGTACTGGCTGTATGAGCAGTCGGTGGGTGGGGGCTCAAGCCAGCCGCATGAGACCTCCCGGCGCTGCGGGGCCAACGGGGGCTCGGGTAGGAGAGCCCAGGAGACCAGCTGCATCGTCCTGGACGCCGGATCCAACATGGAGTCCGCCGGGATGGCGACGGTCACGGCCTCGGTCACCGCGGCGACCGTCGTACCGGTCATCTCCGTGGGCTCCACCATCTATCAGTCCCACGCCATGCCCGGGCAGGCCATGGCTCACGCCCACGGCCCAGGTCTCCACCCTTACACCACCATTCAGGCCCATCTCCCCACTGTCTGCACCCCACAGTACCTGGGACACCCTCTGCAGCATGTCCCCCGACCCACCGTCTTCCCTGTTGCTGGGGCTGCATATCCACAG TTAAGTGTGTGCCTGCCTCCTCAGGGAATGCACCCAGCATTCATCGGTGCCCAGTACCCGTTTTCAGTGGCCACTGGCCCCCAGCCACCTATGGCAGCCACGGCTGTGACCTTCCCCGGTGTCCCCGTACCGTCCATGACTCAGATTGCCGTCCATCCCTACCACGCTGAGACCGGCCTGCCGCTCAGCACTACTGTAGCAG TAGGCAGTGTCCACGCGGGCCCCACCATCCAGGCCATACAGGCGACAGCCCTGCCCACCCTCTCCACCCAGCCCGTTGCGTTGATCAGCACGCCTTTCCCGGTAGAGGACGAGCAGCACAGCCAGCCAATCAGCCAACAGGGCCTGCACTACCTGCATTCTGCCTACAGAGTTG GCATGCTGGCGTTGGAGATGCTGGGCAGGAGAGCTCACAATGACCACCCGAACAACTTCTCCAGGAGCCCACCTTACACCGAGGACGTCAAATGGCTGCTGGGACTGGCTTCCAGGCTAG GAGTGAACTACGTGTACCAGTTCTGTGTCGGAGCAGCAAAAGGTGTCCTCAGTCCGTTCGTGCTGCAGGAGATCATCATGGAGGCTCTGCAGAGGCTGAACCCGGCCCACATCCACGCCCACCTCCGAACGCCTGCTTTCCACCAGCTCGTCCAGCGCTGCCAACAGGCCTACCTGCAG tataTCCACCACCGGCTCATCCACCTGACGCCTGCCGACTACGACGACTTCGTCAACATCATCCGCAGCGCTCGCGGTGCTTTCTGCCTGACTCCAGTGGGTATGATGCAGTTCAACGACGTGCTGCAGAACCTGAAGAGAGGCAAGCAGACCAAGGAGCTGTGGCAGCGCATCTCTCTGGAGATGGCGACCTTCTCCCCCTGA